A genome region from Macrotis lagotis isolate mMagLag1 chromosome 4, bilby.v1.9.chrom.fasta, whole genome shotgun sequence includes the following:
- the MAP1A gene encoding microtubule-associated protein 1A isoform X3: MDGVTEFAEYVSETVDVPSPFDLLEPPTSGGFLKLSKPCCYIFPGGRGDSALFAVNGFNILVDGGSDRKSCFWKLVRHLDRIDSVLLTHIGADNLPGINGLLQRKVAEQEEEQSQGSSSYSDWVKNLISPELGVVFFNVPDKLRLPDAARKAKRSIEEACLTLQHLNRLGIQAEPLYRVVSNTIEPLTLFHKMGVGRLDMYVLNPVKDSKEMQFLMQKWAGNSKAKTGIVLANGKEGEISVPYLTSITALVVWLPASPTEKIVRVLFPGNAPQNKILEGLEKLRHLDFLRYPVATQKDLASGSVPANLKPSKIKQRADSKESLKASAKPAVGKLAKREEVPEEGAKEARSELAKELAKSEKRAKEPPEKPPEKAAKTERVRTESSEALKAEKRKLIKDKTGKKHLKEKVSKLEEKKDKEKKEIKKERKEIKKEEGKREEKKDAKKEDKKKDVKPEPKKFSKPDLKPFTPEVRKTLYKAKVPGRVKAEKSRAVREKEVSLEPRTPPAQKELAPPPAVTAPRELVLSSPEDLTRDFEEMKREERVLLEQKDSDLEVRTHPPETRQEALPSTAGLDSMPSGPGLEQDEVVKREKEVSPETPEEPTSKVRSPGSDAKKEEGKDVGEVQDGKQREAEKFPEVTEAREESEPETKEDVIEKAELEEMEEVHPSDGEEEEEEQTKAEGFYPKHHMQESLRVTSQDREALGGREVGPQGKAPEKETSSFLSSLATPAGTTEHVSYIQDETIPGYSETEQTISDEEIHDEPEERPAPPRFPPSTYDLSGPDAPSSFETSQPIDSTVPSTPAKGFGAPEAELLTYPPNMVAAPLAEEEHVSSATSITECDKLSSFATSVAEDQSVASLTAPQTEETGKSSLLLDTVTSIPSSRTEATQGLDYVPSAGTISPTSSLEEDKGFKSPPCEDFPVPVETERKAEVPGRGLRGEGAAEEEGGDEIPKVELSGKLQDHYGSPFFDTSGPTLHAGEAIPGEPEERCFSPDDSTVKMASPPPSGPPSVAHTPFHQSPVEDKSEPQDFDEAVSWGETGRTPGVGREDSSKEKPKSETEEKESGKEEEHIPVLKSPHTQETAVSQISEMPEQNKTAVLETVLAPKSPALIPTAEILPEDLGVSLQKEDRIQRDEPPQISSRIPSPEDAEPLSIHKAVSPDSASKGLVSPYPQGLAEHDFAEPLSIHKAVSPDSATKGPVSQYPQGLAEHDLPKGHWPEVSPEDTRSLSLSEESPSKETSLDISSKQLSPDSLGTLQFGDLVQEKEERVPQALAEDAAHPLIPASDHLAKGLSLMETSPTHIAQTHVTDSSSFGETSASHSSYTELLRDSKLSPGVTPGIEQDNKSLQQKGESSDGDEALEQYKAFEEKGKLLEEKDGTLIGKSRDLEKDKVLEECKVQEKDKSQAEALKEDRGEDKVLEGDRNLEQKIPMGEDKALKEKDKVLEDKVLKQGDEALEQVKTQEESRVQVEKDKALEQKEKTSEDKTLDKNKVSIWEYKSQEQEEKCWREEEDVRREWQDTAPTREAPAGEPKETAPKWEDTAHEQDRYWQDPEDRAAEEETYWRELSCERKVWFPHELDRAPGQGARPRYSEERESTFLDEGPDDDQEVLPLDHTPRSPWIPDYKSFQETLPQGELEMERWLSESPTGLPPKEERVTRSPFEIISPPASPPELAGQMGCSGLDHAAAPSVLQETPTPEPKSMPTTQKEPTTPSWLAEIPPWVPKDRPLPPAPHSPAPVPPTPAPEPLPPASFSWGMAEYDSVVAAVQEGAAELEGGPYSPLGKDYLKAEGERESGKEDGTLDRGPQSSQVSEARECSPVKEPEQTEPEQREPTPYPEERSFQYADIYEQVLLSGFSSACPTREPPLGAVGDWPPRISAKEEAAGRHTPAEKELSSPVSPKDRSSDIAFHYATFPGQGALRQETEQEQGLESSPIPPAVPPRAAAPSKVLSPLPDGNILSCRPEGATLSPKEAGSGQAECWDEHTSDSELEKGAREPSEKEARPLSPPSSPLAGSSFPKAGSEVPTSTSSSGSSPSAPTRPSLDFPASAFGFSSLQPSAPQLPSPAEPRSAPCGSLAFSGDRALALTPGPPTRARHDEYLEVTKAPSLDSSLPQLPSPTSPGAPLLSNLPRPASPAISEGSSSEATTPVITSVAENFPLSLAAGEMEAGAAAELEGRSLWDLTALSPAPPATLSPAPAPAPSLPGDLDEGTLPCRLECSGAVSKALESCSSPSRDCAANGPTEASPSPPGLPTTKDAEEKAELRPDWECGGWPEGAEKCTRPATLLSPERPLCPGGSTGIGPGGTSPEPEPGPQGCAAESWSRCGELSPSFLNPSLPRSVDDSDLSTEEARLVGRGGRRRAGGPGGVGGPGPVADETPPTSASDSGSSQSDSDVPPETEECPSITAEAALDSDEDGDFLPVDKAGGVSGAHHPRPAHDPPPVPQPDPRPPPPRPDVCMADPEGLSTEAGRAERLREKEKGRSGRRALGKAKPASPARRLDLRGKRSPTPGKGPSERTSRVPPRPRATTGQVPPSEEKDGHNILTRGLANGLKTGSTAPGQKGGSGPPVYVDLAYIPNHCSGKTADLDFFRRVRAAYYVVSGNDPANGEPSRAVLDALLEGKAQWGENLQVTLIPTHDTEVTREWYQQTHEQQQQLNVLVLASSSTVVMQDESFPACKIEF; this comes from the exons ATGGATGGTGTGACTGAGTTTGCAGAATATGTCTCTGAGACTGTGGATGTGCCATCTCCCTTTGACCTGCTGGAGCCCCCCACTTCTGGAGGCTTCCTCAAGCTTTCTAAGCCCTGTTGCTATATCTTTCCTGGTGGACGAGGGGACTCCGCTCTTTTTGCAGTCAATGGTTTCAACATCCTAGTGGATGGTGGTTCGGACAGAAAGTCCTGCTTCTGGAAGCTGGTAAGGCACCTTGACCGCATTGACTCAGTCCTGCTCACTCACATAGGTGCAGATAACCTGCCAGGCATCAATGGGCTCCTGCAGCGCAAAGTGGCAGAGCAGGAGGAGGAGCAGTCCCAAGGTTCCAGCAGCTACAGTGACTGGGTTAAGAATCTCATCTCCCCTGAGCTTGGCGTGGTCTTCTTCAATGTTCCCGACAAGCTGCGCCTGCCTGATGCTGCCCGAAAAGCCAAGCGGAGCATAGAGGAGGCCTGCCTGACCCTGCAGCACCTGAATCGTTTGGGCATCCAAGCAGAGCCACTATATCGGGTGGTCAGCAACACCATCGAGCCACTGACCCTGTTCCATAAGATGGGTGTGGGCCGGCTGGATATGTATGTCCTCAATCCTGTCAAGGACAGCAAGGAAATGCAATTCCTCATGCAAAAGTGGGCAGGCAACAGCAAGGCCAAGACAGGTATTGTGCTGGCCAACGGGAAAGAGGGTGAGATTTCCGTGCCCTACCTCACTTCTATCACTGCCCTGGTGGTCTGGCTACCAGCCAGTCCCACTGAGAAGATTGTACGGGTGCTTTTCCCTGGGAATGCCCCCCAGAACAAGATCCTGGAGGGGCTGGAGAAGCTTCGTCACTTGGACTTCCTCCGCTATCCTGTGGCCACACAGAAAGACCTGGCTTCTGGGTCTGTGCCGGCTAACCTGAAACCCAGTAAGATCAAACAGAGGGCTGACAGCAAAGAGAGCCTCAAAGCATCTGCCAAGCCTGCTGTGGGTAAGCTGGCCAAACGGGAGGAAGTGCctgaagaaggggcaaaggaggCCCGGTCAGAGCTGGCCAAGGAGCTGGCCAAGAGTGAAAAGAGGGCAAAGGAACCCCCAGAGAAacctccagagaaagcagccaaGACTGAGAGGGTACGAACTGAGTCTAGTGAAGCACTGAAGGCTGAGAAGAGGAAGCTGATCAAagataagactggaaagaagCACCTGAAAGAGAAGGTATCAAAACTAGAAGAGAAAAAGgacaaggagaagaaagagatcaaaaaggagaggaaggaaatcaagaaggaagaggggaagagggaagagaaaaaggatgctaagaaggaagataagaagaaaGATGTTAAACCAGAACCCAAGAAATTTTCTAAGCCAGACCTGAAACCCTTTACTCCTGAGGTACGAAAGACACTGTACAAAGCTAAGGTCCCAGGCAGGGTCAAGGCAGAAAAGAGTCGGGCAGTCCGTGAGAAGGAAGTCTCCCTTGAACCCCGGACTCCTCCAGCCCAGAAAGAGCTGGCACCACCTCCAGCAGTCACTGCGCCAAGAGAGCTGGTCTTATCCTCACCAGAAGACCTCACCCGGGACTTTGAGGAGATGAAGCGTGAAGAGAGAGTTTTGCTCGAGCAAAAGGACAGTGACCTGGAGGTGAGGACACATCCTCCTGAAACTAGGCAAGAAGCACTCCCCAGCACAGCTGGTTTGGATTCTATGCCTTCTGGCCCAGGCCTGGAGCAGGACGAGGtggtgaagagagagaaagaggtttCTCCAGAAACCCCCGAAGAACCCACCAGCAAAGTCAGGAGCCCTGGTTCTGATGCcaaaaaagaggagggaaaagatgTGGGGGAGGTCCAAGATGGGAAGCAAAGGGAAGCTGAGAAGTTTCCAGAAGTAACAGAAGCCAGGGAAGAGAGTGAACCAGAGACAAAGGAAGATGTGATTGAAAAAGCTGAGCTGGAAGAGATGGAAGAAGTACATCCATCtgatggagaggaggaggaagaagagcagACAAAGGCTGAGGGTTTCTACCCAAAGCACCACATGCAAGAATCACTTAGGGTCACCTCACAGGACAGAGAGGCCCTTGGGGGTCGGGAAGTGGGACCACAGGGCAAAGCCCCTGAGAAGGAGACATCATCATTCCTCAGCAGCCTAGCTACTCCTGCAGGAACCACAGAGCACGTCTCATATATACAGGATGAAACCATCCCTGGCTACTCAGAAACAGAACAGACCATCTCGGATGAAGAGATTCATGATGAGCCTGAGGAGCGCCCTGCCCCACCCAGGTTTCCTCCAAGTACCTATGACCTCTCAGGACCTGATGCTCCCAGCTCCTTTGAGACTAGCCAGCCCATTGACAGCACTGTACCCTCTACCCCTGCCAAGGGTTTTGGGGCCCCAGAGGCAGAACTGCTTACTTACCCTCCTAACATGGTGGCTGCCCCCTTGGCTGAGGAAGAACATGTGTCCTCAGCTACCTCTATCACTGAGTGTGACAAGCTGTCTTCCTTTGCCACATCGGTGGCTGAGGACCAGTCAGTAGCCTCCCTTACTGCTCCCCAAACTGAAGAGACTGGCAAGAGTTCCTTGTTGCTGGACACCGTCACCAGCATCCCTTCATCTCGCACTGAAGCTACTCAGGGTCTGGACTATGTACCATCTGCTGGTACCATATCTCCAACCTCCTCCCTGGAGGAAGACAAAGGCTTCAAGTCTCCACCATGTGAGGATTTCCCAGTGCCTGTTGAGACGGAGAGGAAAGCAGAGGTCCCAGGAAGAGGCCTCAGGGGAGAAGGAGCTGCAGAAGAGGAGGGGGGAGATGAGATTCCCAAGGTGGAACTATCAGGGAAACTGCAGGATCATTATGGGTCCCCATTCTTTGACACTTCAGGACCGACTCTCCATGCAGGGGAAGCAATCCCTGGGGAACCAGAGGAGCGCTGCTTCAGCCCTGATGACAGCACAGTCAAGATGGCATCACCACCCCCCTCAGGTCCACCAAGTGTTGCCCATACACCATTCCACCAGTCTCCAGTGGAGGACAAGTCTGAGCCTCAGGACTTTGATGAAGCAGTTTCTTGGGGAGAGACTGGACGGACACCAGGAGTTGGCAGGGAAGACAGTTCTAAGGAAAAGCCCAAATcagaaacagaggaaaaagaatcaggaaaagagGAGGAGCACATACCAGTCCTCAAGAGCCCTCACACCCAAGAAACAGCTGTGAGTCAAATCTCAGAGATGCCAGAACAGAACAAAACTGCCGTCTTAGAAACTGTGTTGGCGCCAAAGAGTCCAGCCCTGATTCCTACTGCAGAGATCCTTCCTGAAGATCTGGGGGTTTCCCTCCAAAAGGAAGATAGGATCCAAAGAGATGAGCCACCCCAGATTTCTAGCAGGATCCCCTCACCAGAAGATGCTGAGCCCCTTTCAATTCACAAGGCAGTTTCCCCAGATTCTGCCAGCAAAGGACTTGTATCACCGTATCCCCAAGGCTTAGCAGAACATGACTTTGCTGAGCCCCTCTCAATACACAAGGCAGTTTCCCCAGATTCTGCCACCAAAGGACCTGTATCACAGTATCCCCAAGGCTTAGCAGAACATGACTTACCCAAGGGTCACTGGCCAGAAGTCTCCCCTGAGGATACCAGGTCACTTTCTCTCTCAGAAGAGAGTCCTAGCAAGGAGACCTCTCTAGATATCTCCTCTAAGCAACTGTCACCAGACAGTCTAGGTACTCTCCAGTTTGGGGATCTGGttcaagaaaaggaagagagagtgcCTCAAGCCCTGGCTGAAGATGCTGCCCATCCCCTGATCCCTGCATCTGACCATCTAGCCAAAGGGCTTTCTCTCATGGAAACATCTCCTACACACATTGCTCAGACCCATGTCACAGACAGCAGCTCCTTTGGAGAGACATCTGCCAGTCACTCCTCTTACACTGAGCTACTGAGAGACTCAAAACTTTCTCCTGGAGTGACCCCAGGCATTGAGCAGGACAATAAGTCCCTCCAGCAGAAAGGAGAATCCTCAGATGGGGATGAGGCTCTGGAGCAGTATAAGGCCTTTGAAGAGAAGGGCAAGTTAttggaggaaaaggatgggaCCCTGATAGGAAAGAGCAGGGACCTGGAGAAGGACAAGGTATTAGAGGAATGTAAGGTCCAGGAGAAGGACAAATCCCAGGCAGAGGCCCTGAAAGAGGATAGAGGGGAGGACAAAGTCTTGGAAGGGGACAGGAACTTAGAGCAAAAGATCCCAATGGGAGAGGATAAAGCCCTAAAAGAAAAGGACAAGGTCCTAGAAGACAAAGTCCTAAAGCAGGGGGATGAAGCCCTAGAGCAGGTCAAAACACAAGAAGAAAGTAGGGTCCAAGTAGAAAAAGACAAGGCCCTGGAGCAGAAAGAGAAGACCTCAGAAGACAAAACCCTAGACAAGAACAAGGTCTCCATCTGGGAGTATAAGTCCCAAGAGCAGGAAGAGAAATgctggagggaagaggaagatgtGAGGAGAGAATGGCAAGATACAGCCCCAACCAGGGAAGCTCCAGCTGGAGAACCAAAAGAGACTGCTCCCAAGTGGGAAGACACAGCCCATGAGCAAGACAGGTACTGGCAAGACCCAGAGGACAGAGCAGCAGAAGAGGAGACATACTGGAGGGAATTGAGTTGTGAGAGAAAGGTCTGGTTCCCACATGAACTGGACAGGGCCCCAGGCCAAGGGGCCCGACCACGGTACAGCGAGGAACGGGAAAGCACCTTCCTAGATGAGGGACCAGATGATGACCAAGAAGTGCTCCCTCTGGATCATACTCCCAGGAGCCCCTGGATCCCAGATTATAAGAGTTTCCAGGAGACGTTACCACAGGGTGAACTGGAAATGGAACGTTGGCTCTCAGAGTCCCCTACTGGACTTCCACCAAAGGAGGAGAGGGTAACTCGTTCCCCCTTTGAGATCATTTCCCCTCCAGCTTCTCCACCTGAACTGGCTGGGCAGATGGGTTGCTCAGGTCTGGATCATGCTGCTGCTCCTTCAGTCCTACAAGAGACCCCCACCCCAGAACCTAAATCTATGCCAACTACTCAGAAAGAACCTACTACACCTTCATGGCTGGCTGAGATCCCCCCATGGGTCCCCAAAGACAGGCCACTCCCCCCAGCACCTCATTCCCCTGCTCCAGTACCCCCCACACCTGCTCCAGAGCCTCTCCCTCCAGCCTCTTTctcttggggaatggctgaatatgATAGTGTGGTGGCTGCAGTGCAGGAGGGAGCAGCTGAGTTGGAAGGAGGGCCATATTCACCCCTAGGAAAAGACTACCTGAAGGccgaaggagagagagaaagtggaaaGGAGGATGGGACTTTGGACAGAGGCCCTCAAAGTTCACAGGTCTCTGAGGCTAGGGAGTGCTCTCCAGTCAAGGAGCCTGAACAGACAGAGCCTGAGCAGAGGGAGCCCACACCGTACCCTGAGGAGAGGAGCTTTCAGTATGCAGATATCTATGAGCAGGTGCTTCTCTCTGGCTTCAGTTCTGCTTGTCCAACCAGGGAGCCCCCATTGGGTGCAGTGGGGGACTGGCCCCCTCGAATCTCAGCCAAGGAAGAGGCAGCTGGTCGGCACACCCCTGCAGAAAAGGAGCTGTCATCTCCAGTCTCCCCTAAGGACCGGAGTTCAGACATAGCCTTCCACTATGCAACGTTTCCTGGACAGGGTGCCCTGAGGCAGGAAACAGAGCAAGAACAGGGTCTGGAGTCCAGTCCCATCCCTCCAGCTGTGCCTCCTCGTGCTGCTGCTCCAAGCAAAGTCCTCAGTCCCCTTCCTGATGGAAACATCCTGAGCTGCAGACCAGAAGGGGCGACCCTATCCCCAAAGGAAGCAGGGAGTGGGCAGGCAGAATGCTGGGATGAACACACCAGTGACTCTGAACTGGAGAAGGGGGCTCGAGAGCCATCAGAGAAGGAAGCCCGGCCTCTAAGTCCCCCGTCCTCTCCCCTTGCTGGATCTTCATTCCCCAAGGCTGGCTCCGAAGTTCCTACTAGCACTTCTTCCTCTGGCTCCTCACCCTCTGCCCCGACTAGGCCTAGCCTGGACTTCCCCGCGTCAGCCTTTGGTTTCTCCTCACTGCAACCATCTGCCCCGCAGTTGCCCTCCCCGGCCGAGCCTCGATCTGCACCCTGTGGCTCCCTTGCCTTTTCTGGGGATCGTGCATTAGCTCTAACCCCAGGACCCCCAACAAGGGCCCGGCATGATGAGTATTTGGAGGTGACCAAGGCACCTAGTCTAGACTCCTCACTTCCCCAACTTCCATCCCCCACCTCTCCTGGGGCTCCTCTCCTGTCCAATCTGCCCCGGCCTGCCTCGCCGGCCATTTCAGAGGGCTCCTCATCTGAGGCTACCACTCCTGTCATCACCAGTGTGGCTGAGAACTTCCCTTTAAGCTTGGCAGCTggggaaatggaagcaggagcagcagcagaaCTAGAAGGAAGAAGCCTCTGGGACCTCACAGCACTTAGCCCGGCGCCTCCAGCCACCCTGagccctgcccctgcccctgcccctagCCTCCCTGGGGACCTGGATGAAGGCACCCTGCCCTGCCGCCTGGAGTGCTCTGGAGCAGTCTCCAAGGCACTGGAATCCTGCTCAAGCCCATCCAGGGATTGTGCAGCCAATGGCCCTACTGAGGCCAGCCCCAGTCCCCCTGGGCTCCCCACAACCAAAGACGCTGAAGAGAAAGCTGAGCTTCGCCCAGACTGGGAGTGTGGAGGCTGGCCTGAAGGAGCAGAGAAGTGCACTCGGCCGGCCACACTTTTATCTCCCGAGCGGCCCTTGTGTCCAGGAGGCTCCACGGGGATCGGGCCCGGCGGTACTTCCCCTGAGCCAGAACCTGGGCCTCAAGGATGTGCTGCTGAGTCCTGGTCCCGCTGTGGAGAGCTGTCACCATCTTTCCTCAACCCTTCCCTGCCCAGGTCCGTCGATGATAGTGATCTTTCCACAGAAGAGGCACGGTTAGTTGGGCGAGGGGGACGGCGTAGGGCGGGGGGCCCAGGAGGTGTTGGGGGACCAGGTCCCGTGGCTGATGAGACACCTCCCACTTCTGCTAGTGACTCGGGCTCCTCACAGTCAGACTCAGATGTCCCCCCCGAGACTGAGGAGTGTCCCTCCATCACAGCTGAGGCAGCACTGGACTCAGACGAAGATGGTGACTTCCTCCCCGTGGACAAGGCCGGGGGAGTCAGTGGGGCACACCATCCCCGGCCTGCCCATGACCCACCCCCAGTTCCCCAACCTGACCCCCGCCCACCCCCTCCACGCCCTGATGTGTGCATGGCTGACCCCGAGGGTCTAAGTACAGAGGCAGGGCGGGCTGAACGGCTtcgggaaaaggagaaagggcgGAGTGGGCGAAGGGCCCTAGGCAAGGCCAAGCCAGCCTCACCTGCCAGGCGTCTGGATCTTCGGGGCAAGCGCTCTCCCACTCCTGGGAAGGGCCCTAGCGAACGTACCTCCCGAGTCCCACCCCGGCCCCGAGCTACCACAGGCCAAGTACCACCTTCTGAAGAAAAGGACGGACACAATATTCTGACCAGGGGACTGGCAAATGGACTCAAGACTGGTTCAA CTGCCCCAGGCCAGAAGGGTGGTTCTGGCCCTCCAGTGTATGTGGACCTTGCTTACATCCCAAATCACTGCAGTGGCAAAACTGCTGACCTCGACTTCTTTCGCCGTGTTCGGGCAGCCTATTATGTGGTCAGTGGTAATGACCCCGCCAATGGAGAGCCAAGCAGGGCCGTCCTGGATGCACTGCtagaaggcaaggcacagtgggGAGAGAATCTACAG GTAACTCTGATCCCTACCCATGACACGGAAGTGACCCGTGAATGGTACCAGCAGACACATGAGCAGCAGCAACAGCTGAATGTCCTCGTTCTGGCCAGCAGCAGCACTGTGGTCATGCAGGATGAGTCCTTCCCGGCCTGCAAGATCGAATTCTGA